One window of the Salvia miltiorrhiza cultivar Shanhuang (shh) chromosome 6, IMPLAD_Smil_shh, whole genome shotgun sequence genome contains the following:
- the LOC130989734 gene encoding uncharacterized protein LOC130989734 isoform X1: MGAVTSSMAAKFAFFPPNPASYGVTVEETGKLRMTEVANHENVDVLKVKTKRGTEIVAVYVKNPTAKLTLLYSHGNAADLGQMYDLFSELSFHLRVNLMGYDYSGYGQSTGKPSEQNTYADIEAAYACLKETYGVKEEDIILYGQSVGSGPTLDFASRLPRLRAVVLHSPILSGLRVMYPVKRTYWFDIYKNIDKIPLVQCPVLVIHGTEDDVVDCSHGKQLWELCKEKYEPLWVKGGNHCDLELYPEYIKHLKKFILAVEKSGHLRSGSVESVDQMDNAQKGIDSRPRQSIDHREKSRSSTDHREKPRESIDRREKSRASVDKRERSRKSTEFTEKTNNIAEQPERARNSIDRFGEMMRSAVLCNIDCFKPVGTKV, from the exons ATGGGGGCGGTGACGTCGTCGATGGCGGCGAAGTTTGCATTTTTTCCGCCGAATCCGGCGTCGTACGGGGTGACGGTGGAGGAGACGGGGAAGCTAAGGATGACGGAGGTGGCGAACCACGAGAACGTCGACGTTTTGAAAGTGAAGACGAAGAGGGGGACGGAGATCGTGGCGGTGTACGTGAAGAATCCGACGGCGAAGCTGACGCTGTTGTACTCGCACGGGAACGCGGCTGATCTAGGGCAGATGTATGATCTCTTCAGTGAACTCAGCTTCCACCTCCGAGTCAACTTGATGGG GTATGACTACTCCGGATATGGACAATCCACAGGAAAG CCAAGTGAGCAGAATACTTATGCAGACATTGAAGCTGCATATGCGTGCCTGAAAGAGACTTAtggggtaaaagaggaagaTATAATATTGTATGGACAGTCAGTAGGGAGTGGTCCTACTTTGGATTTTGCATCACGTTTGCCAAGGTTAAGGGCCGTAGTTCTTCACAGCCCTATCCTGTCAGGACTTAGAGTTATGTATCCCGTTAAACGCACGTACTGGTTTGACATTTATAAG AATATTGACAAAATCCCATTGGTCCAGTGCCCGGTGCTGGTTATTCAT GGCACTGAAGATGATGTAGTAGATTGCTCTCATGGTAAGCAGCTCTGGGAGCTGTGCAAAGAGAAGTACGAGCCATTATGGGTTAAAGGTGGCAATCACTGTGACCTGGAGCTTTATCCAGAATATATAAAGCATTTGAAGAAATTCATATTAGCTGTCGAGAAATCAGGACATTTGAGAAGTGGATCTGTAGAATCTGTGGATCAGATGGACAATGCACAAAAAGGTATAGATTCCCGACCCAGACAAAGCATAGATCATAGAGAAAAGTCTAGATCAAGTACAGATCACAGGGAAAAGCCTAGGGAAAGCATAGATCGAAGGGAGAAATCCAGAGCCAGCGTTGACAAGAGAGAAAGATCGAGAAAGAGTACCGAGTTCACAGAAAAGACCAATAATATTGCTGAGCAGCCAGAGAGAGCTAGGAACAGCATAGATCG CTTCGGGGAGATGATGAGATCAGCTGTTTTGTGCAATATCGACTGTTTCAAGCCTGTGGGAACTAAGGTCTGA
- the LOC130989734 gene encoding uncharacterized protein LOC130989734 isoform X2, producing the protein MGAVTSSMAAKFAFFPPNPASYGVTVEETGKLRMTEVANHENVDVLKVKTKRGTEIVAVYVKNPTAKLTLLYSHGNAADLGQMYDLFSELSFHLRVNLMGYDYSGYGQSTGKPSEQNTYADIEAAYACLKETYGVKEEDIILYGQSVGSGPTLDFASRLPRLRAVVLHSPILSGLRVMYPVKRTYWFDIYKNIDKIPLVQCPVLVIHGTEDDVVDCSHGKQLWELCKEKYEPLWVKGGNHCDLELYPEYIKHLKKFILAVEKSGHLRSGSVESVDQMDNAQKGIDSRPRQSIDHREKSRSSTDHREKPRESIDRREKSRASVDKRERSRKSTEFTEKTNNIAEQPERARNSIDRLAST; encoded by the exons ATGGGGGCGGTGACGTCGTCGATGGCGGCGAAGTTTGCATTTTTTCCGCCGAATCCGGCGTCGTACGGGGTGACGGTGGAGGAGACGGGGAAGCTAAGGATGACGGAGGTGGCGAACCACGAGAACGTCGACGTTTTGAAAGTGAAGACGAAGAGGGGGACGGAGATCGTGGCGGTGTACGTGAAGAATCCGACGGCGAAGCTGACGCTGTTGTACTCGCACGGGAACGCGGCTGATCTAGGGCAGATGTATGATCTCTTCAGTGAACTCAGCTTCCACCTCCGAGTCAACTTGATGGG GTATGACTACTCCGGATATGGACAATCCACAGGAAAG CCAAGTGAGCAGAATACTTATGCAGACATTGAAGCTGCATATGCGTGCCTGAAAGAGACTTAtggggtaaaagaggaagaTATAATATTGTATGGACAGTCAGTAGGGAGTGGTCCTACTTTGGATTTTGCATCACGTTTGCCAAGGTTAAGGGCCGTAGTTCTTCACAGCCCTATCCTGTCAGGACTTAGAGTTATGTATCCCGTTAAACGCACGTACTGGTTTGACATTTATAAG AATATTGACAAAATCCCATTGGTCCAGTGCCCGGTGCTGGTTATTCAT GGCACTGAAGATGATGTAGTAGATTGCTCTCATGGTAAGCAGCTCTGGGAGCTGTGCAAAGAGAAGTACGAGCCATTATGGGTTAAAGGTGGCAATCACTGTGACCTGGAGCTTTATCCAGAATATATAAAGCATTTGAAGAAATTCATATTAGCTGTCGAGAAATCAGGACATTTGAGAAGTGGATCTGTAGAATCTGTGGATCAGATGGACAATGCACAAAAAGGTATAGATTCCCGACCCAGACAAAGCATAGATCATAGAGAAAAGTCTAGATCAAGTACAGATCACAGGGAAAAGCCTAGGGAAAGCATAGATCGAAGGGAGAAATCCAGAGCCAGCGTTGACAAGAGAGAAAGATCGAGAAAGAGTACCGAGTTCACAGAAAAGACCAATAATATTGCTGAGCAGCCAGAGAGAGCTAGGAACAGCATAGATCGGTTGGCCTCAACTTAG